The Anastrepha ludens isolate Willacy chromosome X, idAnaLude1.1, whole genome shotgun sequence genome includes a window with the following:
- the LOC128870198 gene encoding jerky protein homolog-like, with translation MNEMNVTNQQLYNADESGLFYRLLPDKTYVAACEKTAPGRKIQKQRITFMLCSNADGSNKIKPLVIGKAAKPRCFNNFQNPLNYDHSANAWMTKKIFSNWFHNEFVKEVRRFSAENNIPPKAILLLDNCSAHSPIDSFCSDDGNIVAMSLPPNVTAVIQPMGQNPIKIAKLKYRNMLLSNIVAQEDASVHDMLKRHSIRDAILMLKSAWNDLPQTVLEKAWNQILNWDDDQFDKENDVPLSELLSNLDYEREIEDTRQLLLKLGVGTSLSTDEIEEWNADMIDEGDLNDIDIEEMECDEDIADGEAVCSNQPIPYLDAISAVNTLIKWNEQNVECTNKHMANLFELRSDIVKKQLSKPQKQCILTDYFTRSNT, from the exons atgaatgaaatgaatgtcaCTAATCAACAGTTATACAATGCAGACGAATCGGGACTCTTTTACCGACTTTTACCAGACAAAACATACGTTGCCGCTTGCGAAAAAACCGCCCCAGGACGAAAAATTCAGAAACAGCGCATTACATTTATGTTATGTTCAAACGCCGATggatcaaataaaatcaaaccgCTTGTGATTGGAAAGGCGGCAAAACCACGctgttttaataatttccaaaacCCGCTAAACTATGATCATTCGGCCAATGCTTggatgacaaaaaaaatattcagcaaTTGGTTCCACAACGAATTCGTCAAAGAA GTGCGACGTTTTAGTGCCGAAAACAACATTCCACCGAAAGCAATTCTCTTATTGGATAATTGTAGCGCACATTCACCGATTGATTCATTTTGCTCTGACGACGGAAATATTGTGGCAATGTCCCTTCCACCGAATGTGACAGCCGTCATCCAGCCAATGGGCCAAAATccaataaaaatagcaaaactgAAATATCGAAATATGCTGTTGTCGAATATTGTCGCTCAAGAAGATGCTTCGGTTCATGATATGCTAAAAAGGCATTCAATTCGTGATGCAATCTTAATGTTGAAGTCAGCATGGAATGATTTACCCCAAACCGTATTGGAGAAGGCATGGaaccaaattttaaattgggACGATGACCAATTTGATAAAGAAAATGATGTGCCATTGTCAGAGCTGCTTTCAAATCTTGATTATGAGCGTGAAATTGAAGACACTAGACAATTACTTTTGAAATTGGGTGTCGGTACCAGCTTATCAACCGATGAAATTGAGGAATGGAATGCTGATATGATCGATGAAGGTGATTTGAATGATATCGATATTGAAGAAATGGAATGTGATGAAGATATTGCGGATGGTGAAGCTGTTTGCTCGAATCAACCCATTCCTTATTTAGATGCAATAAGTGCGGTCAACACTCTAATCAAATGGAACGAGCAAAATGTAGAATGCACAAATAAGCATATGGCAAACTTGTTCGAACTGCGTTCAGACATcgttaaaaaacaattatcgAAACCACAAAAACAATGTATTCTTACTGATTACTTCACTCGTTCAAACAcatga
- the LOC128870199 gene encoding uncharacterized protein LOC128870199, with protein sequence MNCLREEHSLHIDDCVIWSDSKTVSQWLRSEHRRYKPFVQHRIAELLATTTTANWRWLPTEHNAADEATRANNFVDFSSSARWSCGPPFLLQEEQYWPTESSTCNHHEEADRELRPKFAPAIVSCTFLDYNRFSTFSKLVRTTAWVLRFFGVCRRRKPPDRGYGLTAKEVETAKLCLCRFVQRGEYAEEFQHMESGRNLPRTSSLIQLSPYIDEDGVLRARGRIEAASWLPISARRPLILPPKHCFSNLVAMHYHVKMHHQNLEATICEIRRLYWVPRLRSLLRSIVAKCAICRLRKIHAVSPLMGPLPIDRLTPYVRPFSYTGLDYFGPITVTVRRANEKRWVALFTCLTVRAVHLELAHDLSTDSCISVLRSFINRRGVPVRVRSDKGKNFVGADMEAKRFSEVFDCNRLQGELSQRGVEWILNSPFNPAEGGAWERLVQCVKRVLRCTLKETSPREHTLNCFLIEAENIVNSRPLTHLPIYVNQEQPLTPNDFLLGEANTPRTPIASEVLETKCFLRQQWCLARQLRDHFWKRWIAEYLPTLTRRVKWCQRTKPLQIDDLVFICDPNISRRDWCRGKVERLYAGADGEVRRADVRTSTGLKRRAVSKLAVLDVDDGESG encoded by the coding sequence ATGAACTGCCTACGAGAGGAGCACTCCTTGCACATCGATGACTGCGTCATTTGGAGTGACTCCAAAACAGTGAGCCAGTGGCTTCGCAGTGAACATCGGCGCTATAAGCCATTTGTGCAGCATCGGATCGCCGAGCTATTAGCCACAACTACTACTGCAAATTGGAGATGGCTACCTACCGAGCACAATGCCGCTGATGAGGCTACTCGAGCTAATAACTTTGTCGACTTTAGCTCATCCGCCCGTTGGTCCTGCGGCCCACCATTTTTGTTACAAGAAGAGCAGTATTGGCCGACAGAGAGCTCTACATGCAATCATCATGAGGAAGCTGACAGGGAACTACGTCCTAAATTCGCCCCTGCAATCGTAAGCTGTACGTTTCTAGACTATAACCGATTCTCTACATTCAGTAAACTGGTGAGAACGACAGCATGGGTCCTGCGATTCTTTGGCGTTTGCCGCCGCCGTAAACCGCCAGACCGAGGCTATGGGCTGACTGCCAAAGAAGTTGAGACTGCTAAGCTTTGTTTGTGCCGGTTCGTTCAACGCGGTGAATACGCCGAAGAGTTTCAGCACATGGAAAGCGGTCGCAACCTGCCACGTACCAGTTCGCTCATTCAACTTTCGCCGTATATAGACGAAGATGGTGTTCTTCGTGCACGAGGACGCATAGAAGCTGCCAGCTGGCTCCCAATAAGCGCGAGACGCCCTCTCATACTACCGCCAAAGCATTGTTTCTCAAATCTGGTCGCCATGCACTACCACGTCAAAATGCATCATCAAAATCTAGAAGCCACTATTTGTGAGATACGTCGCCTTTATTGGGTACCACGCCTCAGGAGTTTGCTGCGCAGTATAGTCGCCAAATGCGCCATTTGTCGCTTAAGAAAAATCCATGCCGTATCGCCATTGATGGGCCCTCTTCCGATTGATAGACTCACTCCTTATgtcaggccattcagctatacgGGCCTTGATTACTTTGGACCGATAACAGTAACTGTTCGCCGCGCTAACGAAAAAAGATGGGTGGCGTTATTTACGTGCCTGACAGTCAGGGCTGTGCATCTGGAGTTGGCTCATGACCTCAGCACTGACTCATGTATAAGCGTATTGCGCAGCTTTATAAATCGTCGCGGCGTTCCCGTACGTGTGAGGTCCGATAAAGGGAAGAACTTCGTCGGTGCTGACATGGAAGCAAAGCGCTTCAGTGAAGTCTTCGATTGCAATCGCCTGCAGGGTGAGCTGTCGCAAAGGGGCGTAGAGTGGATCCTTAACTCGCCTTTCAACCCGGCAGAGGGGGGCGCTTGGGAACGATTGGTGCAGTGCGTCAAGAGAGTACTACGATGCACTTTGAAGGAAACGTCGCCACGGGAGCACACGCTCAACTGCTTCCTAATCGAGGCGGAAAATATTGTGAATTCTCGGCCTTTGACGCACTTGCCCATCTATGTCAACCAGGAGCAGCCGCTGACTCCAAATGACTTCCTTCTCGGTGAAGCCAACACACCGCGAACTCCGATTGCCAGCGAAGTTCTGGAAACCAAATGCTTTCTTCGACAACAGTGGTGTCTTGCTCGACAACTAAGGGACCATTTTTGGAAACGATGGATAGCGGAATACCTTCCGACATTGACACGCCGGGTTAAGTGGTGCCAAAGAACAAAACCTCTGCAGATAGATGACCTCGTCTTCATATGCGACCCCAATATATCTCGTCGGGACTGGTGTCGAGGCAAGGTGGAACGCTTGTATGCAGGAGCGGATGGTGAGGTCAGACGAGCTGACGTACGCACTTCGACTGGATTAAAGCGTCGTGCCGTCTCCAAATTGGCAGTTCTGGACGTTGATGATGGTGAATCGGGTTGA
- the LOC128870503 gene encoding uncharacterized protein LOC128870503, translating into MSEWANIFGAPHRIISDKGSAFTSTAFKDWCQTEKVEHVLTTTGVPRGNCQVERLNRVVINVISKLSADRTEAWYKYVGKVQRVINSTINKSTKYTPFEIMFGVKMKTPIDVNINNMVESETADILISNRDSMRENVRRQIVYAQKEYKENFDRRRKCKQIYKLGDLVAIKRSQFVAGKKLANEYLGPYEVIRVKRNDRYDVKKAADFEGPNATSTSCDYMKPWKRDESDLSETDDIVEWPNVGE; encoded by the coding sequence ATGTCGGAATGGGCTAACATATTTGGAGCACCGCATCGCATTATCAGTGATAAGGGGTCAGCATTTACATCGACGGCGTTTAAGGACTGGTGTCAGACAGAAAAAGTAGAACACGTCCTGACAACAACGGGTGTGCCGAGAGGCAATTGCCAAGTCGAACGATTGAACCGAGTTGTTATAAATGTTATTTCGAAGTTGTCAGCAGATCGTACAGAAGCCTGGTATAAATACGTTGGCAAAGTGCAAAGAGTCATCAATAGTACCATCAATAAATCAACGAAATACACACCATTTGAAATAATGTTTGGTGTGAAAATGAAAACGCCGATAGATGTCAACATAAATAATATGGTGGAAAGTGAAACAGCCGATATTTTAATATCTAATCGTGACAGTATGAGAGAAAATGTAAGAAGACAAATCGTATACGCTCAGAAAGAATACAAAGAAAACTTTGACAGACGTCGTAAATGCAAACAAATCTACAAATTGGGAGATTTAGTGGCTATCAAACGGTCACAATTTGTCGCAGGGAAAAAGTTGGCCAACGAGTACTTGGGCCCTTATGAGGTGATCAGGGTCAAACGAAACGATAGGTACGATGTAAAGAAGGCAGCAGACTTTGAAGGCCCCAATGCAACATCAACGAGTTGTGACTATATGAAGCCGTGGAAACGGGATGAATCCGATCTATCCGAGACGGATGATATTGTCGAATGGCCGAATGTAGGAGAGTAG